A genomic window from Prunus persica cultivar Lovell chromosome G2, Prunus_persica_NCBIv2, whole genome shotgun sequence includes:
- the LOC109947220 gene encoding uncharacterized protein LOC109947220, translating to MTFLCLSMAGEFSAARFSTVFFNLHCLFDKTSFSKVVPQLENFDIQKSEQSNYSNYVCDDNTSFMKLVQNSFLYNISKNSGSPTSVAFSAVVHLKQAFGSFQVLFELVISLWELHVGFRTNIKLPKQEQFEFKGVEFK from the exons ATgacatttttatgtttatccATGGCTGGTGAGTTTTCTGCAGCTCGGTTTTCAACAGTTTTCTTTAATCTCCATTGCTTGTTTGACAAAACGTCCTTCTCTAAGGTTGTTCCTCAGTTGGAGAACTTTGACATCCAAAAATCAGAGCAATCCAACTACTCTAACTATGTCTGTG ATGACAATACTTCCTTCATGAAGCTTGTTCAGAATTCTTTTCTCTACAATATATCCAAAAATAGCGGCAGTCCAACAAGTGTAGCTTTCTCGGCAGTGGTACACCTGAAACAAGCTTTTGGTAGTTTTCAAGTGTTGTTTGAATTGGTTATTTCTCTTTGGGAGCTTCACGTAGGATTTCGCACCAATATTAAG TTACCCAAGCAAGAACAATTTGAGTTCAAAGGTGTAGAATTCAAGTGA